The genomic segment GAACATCCCCGGCCACGGCAAGGACAAGATCAACGCCGCCTTCGCGGAGGGCGGCGCGCCACTGCTGGCCCAGACAGTCGAGGAGGCAACGGGTCTGCACCTCGACCACTACGCCGAAGTGGGTTTCGACGGCTTCGCGGTAGTGGTCGACGCGCTCGGCGGGGTCGATGTGTGCCCCGCCGACGCCATCGACGACCCGCTGGCCGGGATCAACATTCCCGCGGGCTGCCAGACCCTCGACGGGCGCACCGCACTGGGCTATGTGCGCAGCCGCGCCACGCCGCGCGCCGACCTGGACCGCATGGTCCATCAGCGCGAGTTCATGGCCGCGGTGATGCACAAGGCCAGCAGTCCACTGGTGTGGGTCAATCCGTGGCGCTGGTACGCAGTGCCCCACGCCGCCGTCGGTTCCCTGACCGTCGACAGCGGTGACCACGTCTGGGACCTGGCGCGGCTGGGATGGGCACTGCACGGATCGACCACCGCGATCACGGTGCCGATCGGTGAGTTCACCGGCAGCGACTCGGGCTCGGTGGTGGTATGGGATTCCGAGGCCGCCGACCAACTGTTCCAGGCTCTGCGCACCGACTCCGCGATCCCGAAGTCAGTGATCGACGCGCAGCCTTAGCGCGCCTCAGTCGCCCGGGACCGCCAGAGGGTTCTCCAGCCAGGCCTTGGTCCGTTTCGGATGATTGGTGGCGATCCAGCCGACCCCGAGATCGCGGCAGTATCCGACGTCCTCGTAGTGGTCGACGGTCCAGCAGTACATGGCGCGGCCCTGCGCGGCGGCCCGGTCGACGAGTTCGGGATGTTCACGCAGGGTGGTGATCGACGGGCCGACGGCCGTGGCCCCGACGGTCGTGGCGGCGCTGCCACCGAGATAGCGGGATGTCTCGCCGAGCAGGACGGTCGGCAGCAGCGGCGCGGCACGCCGGATCCGCCAGACCGCCGCGGCCGAGAACGACATCACGACCGCGCGGGACAGATCGGCCGACGCCGGCGCGGCGATGCCGTACCGGTGCAGCAGGGCCAGCACCTTGCTTTCCACCAGACCCCCGTAGCGGACCGGGTGCTTGGTCTCGATGAACATCTTCACCGGCCGGTTCCAGTCCAGAACCAGGCGGACCAGGTCGTCGAGGGTGAGCACGCCGGTGCCCTCGGCCGGGTTCTCGGTGCCGGCGCTGCTGTGCCACGCCCCCCAATCCAGCCTCTTCAGTTCAGCCAGCGTCATCTCGCTGACCAGACCGGTGCCCGTCGACGTGCGGTCGACCCGACGGTCGTGCACGCAGACGAGGTGGCCGTCGCGGGTCAGGCGGACATCGCACTCGACTCCGTCCGCACCTTCGCGCAGCGCCAGGTCATAGGCGGCCAGGGTGTGCTCGGGGCGGTCGGCCGACGCACCGCGGTGGGCGACCACGAAGGGGTGCCCGCCGTGCGGTTCGCCGGCCGAATGCATACGCCTATGCTGCCGGTTCCCGTTGGTCCGGCTCAACCGCTGACGGCGTTTCGGATTCGGCGGGATCCGTCCGATCCGGCTTCGGCTCGTCTTGTCCGACCATCACCCACCGGTGCAGCGGGCGCTCCACCGGCTTGCGAACGAAGGCGTTGAAGACCTGCCACAACAGCACGAGCACCGCCGCGCCCAATAGGTAGGCGATGATCACGGTGACGGTGTTGTCGGCGACGCCCTGCGGTTTGGTGGTGAAGCTGGTGGCTATCGCGAAGATCGAGACCGCGGTCGACAGGACCCAGGCGATCCACCAGGCGGTGATCGGTCCGCGCAGGCGGGCTTGCGACTGCTCGGCATGGGCGAGTTCGACGACGTACACCGGGGCCCACACCAGGTTGACCACCGGTACCAGGCAGCCGGCCCACAGCGCCCAGGCCGGCCGTGGGTCGTCCTGCCCGAGGTGTGCGAAGACTGCCGCTCGGCGCGTGATCAACCACCAGGTGACGACGGCGGCCGTCAGGATCACCGACACGATGGCGGCCAAACTGGCCAACACGCCGAGCCAGAGCGCCGCGCCGGCCACCAGCGGCGGCAGCAGCGTCGTCCGATTGATCAACAGCAACACGTAGCGAACGATG from the Mycolicibacterium crocinum genome contains:
- a CDS encoding glycerophosphodiester phosphodiesterase, which encodes MHSAGEPHGGHPFVVAHRGASADRPEHTLAAYDLALREGADGVECDVRLTRDGHLVCVHDRRVDRTSTGTGLVSEMTLAELKRLDWGAWHSSAGTENPAEGTGVLTLDDLVRLVLDWNRPVKMFIETKHPVRYGGLVESKVLALLHRYGIAAPASADLSRAVVMSFSAAAVWRIRRAAPLLPTVLLGETSRYLGGSAATTVGATAVGPSITTLREHPELVDRAAAQGRAMYCWTVDHYEDVGYCRDLGVGWIATNHPKRTKAWLENPLAVPGD
- a CDS encoding DUF4328 domain-containing protein codes for the protein MIQVCSQCGTRWNVRDRQRAWCPRCNGALMAPTGPPDPRWSPGATTHPRTRPAAQQGAAPRLPSGFRWIAVRPGPPPPPRRKRRHLGPTPRYAYIPRWGLGDNLPPAPPETEAAAQTGPALVTVRAALVSAIAIFGIAAAIHIVRYVLLLINRTTLLPPLVAGAALWLGVLASLAAIVSVILTAAVVTWWLITRRAAVFAHLGQDDPRPAWALWAGCLVPVVNLVWAPVYVVELAHAEQSQARLRGPITAWWIAWVLSTAVSIFAIATSFTTKPQGVADNTVTVIIAYLLGAAVLVLLWQVFNAFVRKPVERPLHRWVMVGQDEPKPDRTDPAESETPSAVEPDQREPAA